The region GACGTAGCGGAAAGCATCGATACGATTAAGTCCTATATTCGTCCGCACCACCTCGTTCTCTCTGTTTTAGCAGGTGTATCGACTGCCACAATTGTGAACTTGTTTGACCAAGAAATAGCGGTTGTAAGAGCTATGCCAAATACATCTGCCTCTATTGGATTATCGGCTACAGCCATTGCACCCGGCAAGTTTGCTACAGCAGAGCATATGAACGTTACTACTGCTTTATTTGAAACGATTGGTACGGTTACAACTGTAGAGGAAGAGCAGCTTCACGCTGTAACAGGACTATCTGGAAGCGGACCAGCGTACGTCTATTATCTAGTAGAAGCAATGGAAAAAGCAGCTGAAAAACAAGGCTTGGATACGTCAGTGTCAAATGAACTAATTCTTCAAACTCTTATCGGTGCTGCCGAAATGCTGAAACAGTCACCTAAAACGCCAGCCGTACTTCGAAAAGAAGTGATGAGTCCTGGCGGTACAACAGAAGCAGGAATCGAACAGCTTATTTCTCATAACTTCCAAGAAGCCATGATGCAGTGTATTGAACAAGCTACAATTCGCTCTAAATATTTAGGAGATACGATTGACGAAAAAATCGCGAGTAAACGTTCGTAAAGGTTAACCTCTTTCTAAAAAACGAAAGAGGTTTTTTTATGATTAAAAATGGATAAGCAGATTATGCGAAAGAAAATTCAATGCGGTGATATAATAACTTTTGTTTAGAGTATCGAAATAATTGGAGGTTAAACCGAATGACAACAAAACTATTTTCACCTTATACAGTGAAAGATGTAACATTAAAAAACCGAATTGTAATGTCACCAATGTGCATGTATTCATGCGAAAAGGAAGACGGCGTAGTAACCGATTTTCATATGGTTCACTACACAACTCGTGCGGTTGGACAAGTAGGTCTCATTATGGTTGAAGCCTCAGCTGTCGTGCCACAAGGTCGTATTTCAGCTCAAGACCTGGGAATTTGGAATGATAAGCAAAGAGACGGATTAACAAAACTTGTGACACAGCTAAAAGAAAACGGTGCAAAAACGGCCATTCAACTTGCACACGCAGGACGTAAAGCAACTGTTGAAGGCGATATTTATGCTCCTTCTGCTATTGCTTTTGATGATAAAAGTAAAAAACCGGTGGAAATGACCACAGAACAAATTCATGAAACGATTTCTGCCTTTAAAGAAAGCGCTCGACGCTCAAAAGAAGCTGGGTTTGATATTATCGAACTTCACGCGGCACACGGTTATTTAGTACATCAATTCCTATCACCGCTAAGCAATAAGCGCAGCGACGAATATGGCGGCAGCGCAGAAAATCGCTATCGTTTCTTAAAGGAAATTATTGAAGCTGTGAAGACAGAGTGGGACGGTCCTTTATTTGTCCGCGTTTCTGCTTCTGACTATACAGAAGGCGGATTAACAGTAGATGATCACGTTGCATTTGCAAAATGGATGAAAGAACAAGGCGTCGACTTAATTGATGTTAGTTCCGGTGCTCTTGTACATGCTCCAATCAACGTATACCCTGGCTATCAAGTGCCGTTTGCAGATAAAATTAAGCAGCAAGCGAATATTGATACAGGCGCAGTTGGGTTAATTACAACTGGACGACAAGCAGAAGAGATTCTGCAAAGCGAACGCGCTGATTTAATTTTTGTTGCGCGCGAACTTCTACGCGATCCGTACTTCCCGCGCACAGCGGCAAAAGAACTAAATGAAACACTTTCAGCACCCGTTCAGTACGAACGCGGATGGTAAAAAAAGACGAGGATATCCTCGTCTTTTTTATGAAATCGTAAACCTTTTTAAGTCTTCTGCTATATCGGTATTCGGAAAAATTTCTTTTGCCCCTTCTGCTAACCGGCTGACTGCATCTCCTTGGT is a window of Priestia aryabhattai DNA encoding:
- the proI gene encoding pyrroline-5-carboxylate reductase ProI — translated: MKTDLNIAFIGAGSMSEAMISGLLSDKKLRPNQITVTNHSNDKRLHELRNAYGINITRNHALLIEKSDIVVLAIKPKDVAESIDTIKSYIRPHHLVLSVLAGVSTATIVNLFDQEIAVVRAMPNTSASIGLSATAIAPGKFATAEHMNVTTALFETIGTVTTVEEEQLHAVTGLSGSGPAYVYYLVEAMEKAAEKQGLDTSVSNELILQTLIGAAEMLKQSPKTPAVLRKEVMSPGGTTEAGIEQLISHNFQEAMMQCIEQATIRSKYLGDTIDEKIASKRS
- the namA gene encoding NADPH dehydrogenase NamA; this encodes MTTKLFSPYTVKDVTLKNRIVMSPMCMYSCEKEDGVVTDFHMVHYTTRAVGQVGLIMVEASAVVPQGRISAQDLGIWNDKQRDGLTKLVTQLKENGAKTAIQLAHAGRKATVEGDIYAPSAIAFDDKSKKPVEMTTEQIHETISAFKESARRSKEAGFDIIELHAAHGYLVHQFLSPLSNKRSDEYGGSAENRYRFLKEIIEAVKTEWDGPLFVRVSASDYTEGGLTVDDHVAFAKWMKEQGVDLIDVSSGALVHAPINVYPGYQVPFADKIKQQANIDTGAVGLITTGRQAEEILQSERADLIFVARELLRDPYFPRTAAKELNETLSAPVQYERGW